Within the Leptogranulimonas caecicola genome, the region TTGGCAGAAGATGGACGGCACCTGGTATCTCTTTGGCGAAAACAACGCTGCCAAGACCGACTGGCAGGCAGTGGGCGGCAAGTGGTACCTCATGGACGAGGACGGCTCCATGCTCTCCGGCTGGCAGAAGGACGGCGACACCTGGTACCTCTTGGGCGGCGCTGAGGACGGCGCCATGAAGACCGGCTGGCAGAAGGTCGGCGGCACCTGGTACCTGCTCGACGGCTCTGGCGCCATGAAGACCGGCTGGCAGGCAGCCAATGGCAAGTGGTACCTGCTGGGCGGCGCTGACGACGGCGCTATGAAGGCCGGTTGGCAGAAGGTCGGTGGCACCTGGTACCTCTTGGGCGGCGCTGACGACGGCGCCATGAAGTCCGGTTGGCAGCTGGTGAACGGCAAGTGGTACTACCTTGGCGGCGTTGACGACGGCGCTATGAAGACCGGCTGGCAGGCAGTCAACGGTTCCTGGTACCTGCTGGGCGGCGTTGACGACGGCGCTATGAAGACCGGTTGGCAGATCGACAACGGCAAGCTCTACCTGCTGCGCTCCGACGGTTCCATGGTAAGCAACACCCGCATAGGCGGCTTCACCATCGGTGCAGACGGCGCCGTGAGGTTCTAAGCTTTCCTCTCGCCTCGACCACGTCCTACCCCAAAGCCTCCCCATCGCTCTCTTGCGGCGGGGAGGCTTTTCTCGGTAAGAAAGAAAACGTTGATGCAAAGGGCGCAGGCTTTCGCCGCAGGTGCCCAAGCTGTCGGGTAGTATGGAACACGGGTGTGCTGCCGAGACGATCGGCCCTCATAGCCGGGGCGGTTCGTGTGGCTGCATCATTCTTTTAGGTGTGAGAGGCGTCTCTTTGGGCCGCGGCGGCGCGGCTGCAGGAAGGATGTTCATGGCCAATCGAGTTCCACTGTCTGCGGGCCGTATGACCCGCATCGCAATGATCGCTGCGCTCTATGGGGCAGCCACGTTGGTGACCATGCTCTTTTTGGGCGGATTGGCCTGGGGCCCGGTGCAATTTCGCATCTCCGAGGCGCTCTGCGTGCTTGCCTTGTTCACGCCGGACGCCATCGGCGGCTTGGCCTTGGGATGCGCGGTGGCCAACACTTGCAACATAGTGCTGGGAGGAACCGGCACGCTGGGGCTTCTGGACGTGGCCTTTGGTACTTTGGCTACAGCGCTGGGAGCTTGGTTTACCTGGCACTTCAGGGCAAAGCCGGCGCTGGCCGTAGCGGGCCCGGTGATCTTCAACGCCCTCATCGTGCCGGCCTATTTGCCGCTCATGCTAACGGGCTTGGGGTTTTACACCATTCCCTTCACCTCCATCTCGCTGGACGGGGCCTGGGGTGCC harbors:
- a CDS encoding QueT transporter family protein, giving the protein MANRVPLSAGRMTRIAMIAALYGAATLVTMLFLGGLAWGPVQFRISEALCVLALFTPDAIGGLALGCAVANTCNIVLGGTGTLGLLDVAFGTLATALGAWFTWHFRAKPALAVAGPVIFNALIVPAYLPLMLTGLGFYTIPFTSISLDGAWGAMYLFGVAATALGEGVTMYCLGLPLARALKRTPLPGLLASDDVVPAQGDRS